A window of the Haloarcula rubripromontorii genome harbors these coding sequences:
- a CDS encoding DUF6432 family protein, whose protein sequence is MRAKPEYRDRDDTEVAVLDALADRRDEGMTVFELRSRTEENIDRIEDALAALKADDLIEVEDNGERTVILPGEGVVGESLPDKDESILDQIRKRLPL, encoded by the coding sequence ATGAGAGCGAAGCCGGAGTATCGTGACCGGGACGACACTGAGGTTGCGGTGCTCGATGCGCTCGCTGACCGCCGCGACGAGGGGATGACTGTCTTCGAGCTTCGGTCGCGGACGGAAGAGAATATCGACCGCATTGAGGACGCGCTCGCTGCTCTCAAGGCGGACGACCTCATCGAGGTTGAGGATAACGGAGAGCGCACTGTCATTCTCCCGGGAGAGGGTGTGGTGGGTGAGTCGCTGCCGGACAAAGACGAGTCGATTCTCGACCAGATCCGCAAGCGGCTTCCACTGTAG
- a CDS encoding MBL fold metallo-hydrolase: MAEDYPDPPTNPPSLSATALQSKLDTGESVRLLDIRDRDEYEQWRIRGESVTATQLPFAKFLQAKVTGEVDDVVADVDGTGPITVVCGRGEASAFVAGLLTEHDIEAQNLSDGMEGWARLYEAREIPCDDATVRQYRRPSSGCLGYMVVSDDSAAVIDPLRAFTDRYIADATDRDASLTHAIDTHVHADHVSGVRRLAEETDAEPILSERAVARGVDDMTTLADDEPLQVGSATLEPRPLPGHTTGMTGFTIGDVLLAGDSVFLDSVARPDLEAGADGARDLARELHRTLTDRLTALPDETLVAPGHYSESTTPADDGTFTATLGTLRDRLPGFTMDREAFVEYACDDMPPRPANFERIIAINLGTETADDDAAFRFELGPNNCAAAPSDAV; encoded by the coding sequence ATGGCCGAAGACTACCCTGACCCGCCCACGAACCCGCCATCACTATCCGCAACAGCGTTACAGTCGAAACTCGACACCGGCGAATCGGTCCGGTTACTCGACATTCGTGACCGCGACGAGTACGAGCAGTGGCGGATTCGCGGCGAGTCGGTGACGGCGACACAGCTCCCCTTTGCGAAGTTCCTCCAAGCAAAGGTGACCGGCGAAGTGGACGACGTTGTGGCCGATGTCGACGGCACCGGCCCGATAACGGTCGTTTGTGGCCGTGGCGAGGCCAGCGCCTTCGTCGCCGGCCTGCTCACTGAACACGACATTGAGGCGCAGAACCTCAGCGACGGCATGGAGGGCTGGGCGCGGCTCTACGAAGCCCGCGAGATTCCCTGCGACGACGCAACCGTCCGCCAGTACCGTCGTCCGTCATCGGGCTGTCTCGGCTACATGGTCGTCAGCGACGATTCGGCCGCCGTCATCGACCCGCTGCGGGCGTTCACCGACCGGTATATCGCCGATGCTACCGACCGCGACGCCTCGCTTACCCACGCTATCGACACGCACGTCCACGCCGATCACGTCAGCGGCGTCCGGCGTCTCGCCGAAGAAACCGATGCCGAACCCATTCTTTCCGAACGGGCGGTCGCTCGCGGTGTCGACGACATGACTACGCTGGCCGATGACGAACCGCTTCAGGTCGGGTCAGCCACGCTGGAACCTCGTCCCCTGCCCGGCCACACGACTGGCATGACCGGCTTCACTATCGGTGACGTGCTTCTGGCCGGCGACAGCGTCTTCCTCGACAGCGTCGCACGCCCGGATCTCGAAGCCGGAGCCGACGGCGCTCGTGACCTCGCCCGCGAACTCCATCGTACGCTGACTGACCGACTCACAGCACTCCCCGACGAGACGCTCGTCGCTCCGGGTCACTACAGCGAATCGACGACGCCGGCTGACGACGGCACGTTCACCGCTACGCTGGGCACTCTCCGGGACCGACTTCCGGGCTTCACCATGGACCGTGAAGCGTTCGTCGAGTACGCCTGCGACGATATGCCGCCGCGGCCCGCCAACTTCGAGCGGATTATTGCCATCAATCTCGGAACGGAGACGGCCGACGACGACGCGGCGTTCAGATTCGAACTCGGCCCAAACAACTGCGCGGCCGCGCCGTCGGACGCGGTGTAA